The Urbifossiella limnaea genome has a window encoding:
- a CDS encoding N5-glutamine methyltransferase family protein codes for MAERNPGSGCEVSAAYGRGRATFMGLDLLVAPGVLVPRPETELLARAAIDFLNTVLAGRPAGEAVRVVDVCCGSGNLACAIAAAVPAADVWATDLTDPCVDLTRRNVRELGLGGRVRVFQGDLYAPLVGEWLDGRVDAVLCNPPYIPTKLLDDRADLRHEPREAFDGGPFGLSVVMRALQEAPRLLRPGGRLFVEVGPREERHAVQLVERSRAYTDLVLLCTAGGTVHALHARRL; via the coding sequence ATGGCGGAACGGAACCCGGGCAGCGGGTGTGAGGTGTCGGCCGCCTACGGCCGCGGCCGCGCCACGTTCATGGGGCTCGACCTGTTGGTCGCGCCGGGGGTACTCGTTCCCCGGCCGGAGACGGAACTCCTGGCCCGGGCTGCGATCGACTTCCTGAACACCGTCCTGGCCGGCCGGCCGGCCGGCGAGGCGGTCCGGGTGGTGGACGTGTGCTGCGGGTCGGGGAACCTGGCCTGCGCGATCGCGGCCGCCGTCCCCGCGGCCGACGTGTGGGCGACCGACCTGACGGACCCGTGCGTCGATCTCACACGACGAAACGTGCGGGAACTGGGGCTGGGCGGCCGGGTTCGGGTGTTCCAGGGCGACCTGTACGCCCCGCTCGTCGGGGAGTGGCTCGACGGCCGGGTGGACGCCGTGCTGTGCAATCCGCCGTACATTCCGACGAAGCTGCTGGACGACCGGGCCGACCTGCGGCACGAGCCGCGGGAGGCGTTCGACGGCGGCCCGTTCGGGCTGTCGGTCGTGATGCGGGCTCTCCAGGAGGCGCCGCGGCTGTTGCGGCCGGGCGGGCGGCTGTTCGTGGAGGTCGGGCCGCGGGAGGAGCGGCACGCCGTGCAGCTGGTCGAGCGGTCCCGGGCGTACACCGACCTCGTCCTCCTCTGCACCGCGGGGGGGACCGTCCATGCGCTCCATGCACGTCGGCTGTGA
- a CDS encoding acyl carrier protein → MLTQEKTTTIEQRVRAFVADNYQFGGTAATLADTESFLGAGLIDSMGVLELVTFVEDTFGVRVADDEVVPANLDSIAGVAALVRRKLPADEGARRAG, encoded by the coding sequence GTGCTGACGCAAGAGAAAACGACGACCATCGAGCAGCGGGTCCGGGCGTTCGTCGCGGACAACTACCAGTTCGGCGGGACGGCCGCGACCCTGGCCGACACCGAGTCGTTCCTGGGGGCGGGACTGATCGACTCGATGGGCGTGCTGGAACTCGTCACGTTCGTCGAAGACACGTTCGGCGTCCGGGTCGCCGACGACGAGGTCGTCCCGGCCAACCTCGACTCGATCGCCGGGGTGGCGGCGCTGGTCCGGCGGAAGCTCCCCGCCGACGAGGGGGCGCGCCGTGCGGGTTGA
- a CDS encoding PAS domain-containing protein → MSPDLPPLRLLDALPQLVWAAGPSGELEYVNNRCAEYTGIPADDLLGWEWGWLVHPEDLPDTLNRWAAARQLVRPYHAEHRLRRADGRYRCFVSRAEPTVDAGGVVVGWVGTSTDIDDFRRAGAATREATGLIRAFVERAPVGCVLVGSDRVVRYANPWFAGLLGYPPGALAGADAADWVHPDDRRGLAAAATDLLGRPGGQADGCARLRRADGTYHRVRLRVTNLLPDPDVRALAVAVEAPAAG, encoded by the coding sequence ATGTCACCCGACCTCCCGCCGCTCCGCCTGCTCGACGCCCTCCCCCAACTCGTCTGGGCCGCCGGCCCGTCCGGGGAGTTGGAGTACGTCAACAACCGGTGCGCCGAGTACACCGGCATCCCCGCCGACGACCTCCTCGGCTGGGAGTGGGGGTGGCTCGTCCACCCGGAGGACCTGCCGGACACCCTGAACCGGTGGGCGGCCGCCCGCCAGTTGGTCCGCCCGTACCACGCCGAGCACCGGCTCCGACGGGCGGACGGGCGGTACCGGTGTTTCGTCTCCCGCGCCGAGCCGACGGTCGACGCCGGCGGCGTGGTGGTCGGGTGGGTGGGCACCAGCACCGACATCGACGACTTCCGCCGGGCCGGCGCCGCGACCCGGGAGGCGACCGGGTTGATCCGGGCGTTCGTCGAGCGGGCGCCGGTCGGGTGCGTCCTCGTCGGAAGCGACCGGGTGGTCCGGTACGCGAACCCCTGGTTCGCCGGGCTGCTCGGCTACCCGCCCGGAGCCCTGGCCGGTGCCGACGCCGCCGACTGGGTCCACCCGGACGACCGGCGGGGGTTGGCGGCGGCCGCGACCGACCTCCTCGGCCGGCCGGGCGGGCAGGCGGACGGGTGTGCCCGGCTGCGGCGCGCCGACGGGACGTACCACCGCGTCCGGCTCCGGGTCACCAACCTACTCCCGGACCCGGACGTGCGGGCGCTGGCCGTCGCCGTCGAGGCGCCGGCCGCCGGGTAG
- the asnB gene encoding asparagine synthase (glutamine-hydrolyzing), with protein MCGIAGFHGTPDWDADHRAVLAGMVAAVRHRGPDEQGCFLAPGVGLGHARLSILDLAGGRQPMADEAGDHCVTFNGEIFNYLELQRDLRARGRRVRTGSDTEVILHAYAEYGVRCVEEFNGDFAFALWDKARDRLFIARDRMGVRPVYYTRVGGVLVFASEVKALLRVPGVRAELDPVALDQCFTFWFPLAPRTPYQGISELPPGHYLVSEGGQVTVRPYWQLRFPDAAEHRAGPRADGRAVAEELHDLLVDATRIRLRADVPVGAYLSGGFDSSAVAALVKTFTDRRLCTFSVGFESPEFDETAQQQEVVRSLGTEHASVVCTAASIGAAFPDVIRHAERPVLRTAPAPLFRLSRLVRDSGFKVVLTGEGADEVFGGYDIFKEAKVRRFWARCPNSTSRPRLLRRLYPYLPGIQGQSQAYLEAFFRTGLTNPHDPFFSHRPRWQSTAATKAFFSADLAASLKGYDAVEDLRGQLPADFGRWHPLCRAQYLEACHLLPGYILSSQGDRVGMAHAVEGRFPFLDHRVVEFAARIPPRLRLKGMTEKHILRESVGRYLPPAIARRPKQPYRAPDSQSFFGPAAPEYVAELLGPAAVARGGYFDPAAVAKLVKKCRAGAAVSLRDNMALVGILSVQLLDHLFVRGAAGLAPAA; from the coding sequence ATGTGCGGCATCGCAGGCTTTCACGGGACACCGGACTGGGACGCGGACCACCGAGCCGTCCTTGCGGGGATGGTCGCGGCGGTCCGCCACCGCGGGCCGGACGAGCAGGGCTGCTTTCTGGCCCCCGGGGTCGGGCTCGGGCACGCCCGGCTGAGCATCCTCGACCTGGCCGGCGGCCGGCAGCCGATGGCCGACGAGGCCGGCGATCACTGTGTCACGTTTAACGGCGAAATCTTCAACTACCTCGAACTCCAGCGGGACCTGCGGGCCCGCGGCCGGCGGGTCCGCACGGGGTCGGACACCGAGGTCATCCTCCACGCTTACGCCGAGTATGGCGTCCGGTGCGTCGAGGAGTTCAACGGCGACTTCGCGTTCGCCCTCTGGGACAAGGCCCGCGACCGACTCTTCATCGCCCGCGACCGGATGGGCGTCCGCCCGGTGTACTACACCCGGGTCGGCGGCGTGCTGGTGTTCGCGTCCGAGGTCAAGGCGCTGCTCCGCGTCCCCGGGGTGCGGGCCGAGCTCGACCCGGTCGCCCTCGACCAGTGCTTCACCTTCTGGTTCCCGCTCGCCCCGCGGACCCCGTACCAGGGGATCAGCGAGCTGCCGCCGGGCCACTACCTCGTCTCCGAGGGCGGGCAGGTCACCGTCCGCCCGTACTGGCAGCTGCGGTTCCCGGACGCCGCCGAGCACCGGGCCGGCCCGCGGGCCGACGGCCGGGCGGTCGCCGAGGAGCTCCACGACCTGCTGGTCGACGCCACCCGCATCCGCCTCCGGGCCGACGTGCCGGTCGGGGCGTACCTCAGCGGCGGGTTCGACTCGTCGGCCGTCGCGGCGCTGGTCAAGACGTTCACCGACCGCCGGCTCTGCACCTTCTCCGTCGGGTTCGAGAGCCCCGAGTTCGACGAGACGGCGCAACAACAGGAGGTCGTCCGCTCGCTAGGCACCGAGCACGCCTCGGTCGTGTGCACGGCGGCGTCCATCGGGGCGGCGTTCCCGGACGTGATCCGGCACGCCGAGCGGCCGGTCCTGCGGACTGCCCCGGCCCCCCTGTTCCGGCTGTCCCGGCTGGTCCGGGACTCCGGGTTCAAGGTGGTGCTGACGGGCGAGGGGGCCGACGAGGTGTTCGGCGGGTACGACATCTTCAAGGAGGCGAAGGTGCGGCGGTTCTGGGCCCGGTGCCCGAACTCGACCAGTCGGCCCCGCCTGCTCCGCCGCCTCTACCCGTACCTGCCCGGCATTCAGGGGCAGTCGCAGGCGTACCTGGAGGCGTTCTTCCGGACCGGGCTGACCAACCCCCACGACCCGTTCTTCTCGCACCGCCCGCGGTGGCAGAGCACGGCCGCGACGAAGGCGTTCTTCTCCGCCGACCTGGCGGCTTCGCTCAAGGGGTACGACGCGGTCGAGGACCTCCGCGGGCAGTTGCCCGCCGACTTCGGCCGGTGGCACCCGCTCTGCCGGGCGCAGTACCTGGAGGCCTGCCACCTGCTGCCCGGGTACATCCTGTCGTCCCAGGGGGACCGGGTCGGGATGGCGCACGCGGTCGAGGGGCGGTTCCCGTTCCTCGACCACCGGGTGGTGGAGTTCGCCGCCCGCATCCCGCCGCGGCTGCGGCTGAAAGGAATGACCGAGAAGCACATCCTCCGGGAGAGCGTCGGCCGGTACCTGCCGCCGGCGATCGCCCGGCGGCCCAAGCAGCCGTACCGCGCCCCGGATAGCCAGTCGTTCTTCGGCCCGGCTGCACCGGAGTACGTGGCCGAGTTGCTCGGCCCGGCGGCCGTCGCCCGGGGCGGCTACTTCGACCCGGCGGCCGTCGCCAAGCTGGTCAAGAAGTGCCGGGCCGGGGCGGCCGTGTCCCTGCGGGACAACATGGCCCTGGTCGGGATTCTGTCGGTCCAGCTGTTGGACCACCTGTTCGTCCGCGGCGCGGCGGGCCTCGCCCCCGCCGCCTGA
- a CDS encoding class I adenylate-forming enzyme family protein, translated as MRVERFLADSAARHPDKTALVVGDARVSFAELDATANRLAHALRARGAGRGDRVVVFLDNSVEAVAALFAVLKAGGVFSVVNPTTKADKLAYVLNNCRAAAVVTSQRLLAAAGPAVGQAPSVRATVVAGAIGEPAVRGGVAWADALAGAPADPPPEPGVDIDLAMIIYTSGSTGFPKGVMMTHQNIDFAATSITTYLENTPDDIILSVLPLAFDYGLYQVLMAAKLGMTVVLEQSFAFPAVVLQKLEAERATGFPVVPTIAALLLKMRDLTPGRFPHLRYLSNTAAALPPAHIRKLQELFPTTRVFSMYGLTECKRCTYLPPDQLATRPGSVGKAIPGTEAYVVGDGGERLGPGAVGELVIRGGHVMKGYWENPEATDRMLRPGPYPWEKVLHTGDLFKADEEGFLYFVGRKDDIIKSRGEKVSPKEVENVLYALPGVREAAVVGVPDPVLGMALKAVIAPTDDAGLTARDVVAHCAAHLEDFMVPRLVEFRAELPKTDTGKIRRGEVQAEVLRDDGSA; from the coding sequence GTGCGGGTTGAACGGTTCCTCGCCGACAGCGCCGCCCGGCACCCGGACAAGACCGCCCTGGTGGTGGGCGACGCCCGGGTCAGCTTCGCCGAACTCGACGCGACCGCCAACCGGCTGGCGCACGCCCTCCGGGCGCGCGGGGCGGGCCGCGGCGACCGCGTCGTGGTCTTCCTGGACAACTCGGTCGAGGCGGTGGCCGCCCTCTTCGCCGTCCTCAAGGCCGGCGGGGTGTTCTCGGTGGTCAACCCGACCACGAAGGCGGACAAGCTCGCCTACGTGCTGAACAACTGCCGGGCCGCGGCCGTGGTCACCAGCCAGCGGCTGCTCGCGGCCGCCGGGCCGGCCGTGGGGCAGGCGCCGTCAGTCCGCGCGACCGTGGTGGCCGGCGCGATCGGGGAGCCGGCCGTCCGCGGCGGAGTGGCGTGGGCGGACGCCCTCGCCGGCGCGCCGGCCGACCCGCCGCCGGAGCCGGGCGTCGACATCGACCTGGCCATGATCATCTACACCTCGGGGTCCACCGGGTTCCCCAAGGGGGTCATGATGACCCACCAGAACATCGACTTCGCCGCCACCTCGATCACCACGTACCTGGAGAACACCCCGGACGACATCATCCTGAGCGTCCTGCCGCTGGCGTTCGACTACGGCCTGTACCAGGTGCTGATGGCGGCGAAGCTCGGGATGACGGTGGTGCTGGAGCAGTCGTTCGCGTTCCCGGCGGTGGTTCTGCAGAAGCTCGAGGCCGAGCGGGCGACCGGGTTCCCGGTCGTCCCCACGATCGCGGCCCTGCTGCTGAAGATGCGCGACCTGACGCCGGGCCGGTTCCCACACCTGCGGTACCTCTCGAACACCGCCGCCGCGCTGCCGCCGGCCCACATCCGCAAGCTCCAGGAGCTGTTCCCGACGACCCGCGTCTTCTCGATGTACGGGCTCACCGAGTGCAAGCGCTGCACGTACCTGCCGCCGGACCAACTCGCCACGCGGCCCGGGTCGGTGGGCAAGGCCATCCCCGGGACCGAGGCGTACGTCGTCGGCGACGGCGGGGAGCGGCTCGGCCCGGGGGCGGTGGGCGAGCTGGTGATCCGCGGCGGCCACGTGATGAAGGGCTACTGGGAGAACCCGGAAGCGACCGACCGGATGCTCCGCCCGGGGCCGTACCCCTGGGAGAAGGTGCTCCACACCGGCGACCTGTTCAAGGCCGACGAGGAGGGGTTCCTGTACTTCGTCGGCCGCAAGGACGACATCATCAAGAGCCGCGGCGAGAAGGTCAGCCCGAAGGAGGTCGAGAACGTCCTCTACGCGCTGCCCGGGGTCCGCGAGGCGGCGGTGGTCGGCGTCCCCGACCCGGTGCTCGGGATGGCCCTGAAGGCCGTCATCGCCCCGACGGACGACGCCGGCCTGACCGCCCGGGACGTGGTCGCCCACTGCGCCGCCCACCTGGAGGACTTCATGGTCCCCCGGCTGGTCGAGTTCCGTGCCGAACTGCCCAAGACCGACACCGGGAAGATCCGCCGCGGCGAGGTACAGGCCGAGGTTCTCAGGGACGACGGGTCGGCTTAG
- a CDS encoding RNA polymerase sigma factor — MPWSELDDPPSLPPDPAGSRSAEKAYRVHAARVYTVALRLLGDPAGAEAVTHEILPQIVRRPALAPDESPHRSWLYRVTVNAVLARRRARAGAPAPRPEPGATAGPNPGIQFEAAIRGLPEVCRDPFVLADVEGLPVAEVASLIGVSAAEVRDRLHQARLRLRAALRSAS, encoded by the coding sequence ATGCCCTGGAGCGAACTCGACGACCCCCCGAGCCTCCCCCCCGACCCTGCCGGGTCGCGGTCCGCCGAGAAGGCCTACCGGGTCCACGCCGCCCGGGTCTACACGGTCGCGCTCCGGCTGCTCGGCGACCCCGCCGGCGCCGAGGCCGTCACCCACGAGATACTACCCCAGATCGTCCGCCGGCCCGCGCTCGCCCCGGACGAGTCGCCCCACCGGTCGTGGCTGTACCGGGTTACCGTCAACGCGGTGCTCGCCCGGCGGCGGGCGCGGGCCGGCGCGCCGGCCCCACGGCCGGAGCCCGGCGCGACCGCCGGGCCGAACCCGGGGATCCAGTTCGAGGCGGCGATCCGGGGGCTCCCTGAAGTCTGCCGCGACCCGTTCGTGCTGGCCGACGTCGAGGGCCTACCGGTGGCCGAGGTCGCAAGCCTGATCGGCGTGAGCGCGGCGGAGGTCAGGGACCGGCTCCACCAGGCCCGCCTCCGGCTCCGGGCCGCGCTGAGGTCGGCGTCGTGA
- a CDS encoding ISAzo13-like element transposase-related protein, which translates to MHTSAGGKTRTAGDGSSAKGLDHDPPPARKWTPLGILMVATGALSLFFGPRETSDLWADGLGRWWDRVKGGLGHVRRLVVYLDNGPNCSGSRTQFLKRMVAFADASGLVVRLVYYPPYHSKYNPVERCWSALERKWRGGLLTSLAVILGYARRMTWQGEAPAVDTLSGGYPSGVTLTKAEMRPVEARLERSKTLPKYDITIRPRKPRGR; encoded by the coding sequence GTGCATACGTCCGCGGGGGGAAAAACCCGGACGGCCGGTGACGGGTCGTCCGCCAAGGGGTTGGACCACGACCCGCCGCCGGCCCGGAAGTGGACCCCGCTGGGCATCCTGATGGTCGCGACCGGGGCGCTGTCCTTGTTCTTCGGCCCGCGGGAGACGAGCGACCTGTGGGCGGACGGGCTGGGGCGGTGGTGGGACCGGGTGAAGGGCGGGCTCGGGCACGTCCGCCGGCTGGTCGTGTACCTCGACAACGGGCCGAACTGCTCGGGCTCCCGGACCCAGTTCCTCAAGCGGATGGTGGCGTTCGCCGACGCCTCCGGGCTGGTCGTCCGGCTCGTCTACTACCCGCCGTACCACAGCAAGTACAACCCGGTCGAGCGGTGCTGGTCGGCGCTGGAGCGGAAGTGGCGGGGCGGGCTGCTGACGAGCCTGGCGGTCATCCTCGGGTACGCCCGGCGAATGACCTGGCAGGGGGAGGCGCCGGCGGTGGACACCCTGTCGGGCGGGTACCCCAGCGGTGTGACGCTGACGAAGGCCGAGATGCGGCCGGTCGAAGCCCGGCTGGAGCGGTCGAAGACGCTACCCAAGTACGACATCACCATCCGCCCCCGGAAGCCGAGGGGTAGGTAG
- a CDS encoding anti-sigma factor family protein yields MLPPGAAACERVTTLFGAFRDGALPELLRTGIAHHLEACATCRVRANDYREVIRLAGSLPPITPPPAVAARLLATIRAAAARPASGELDDTRPDIHIL; encoded by the coding sequence GTGCTCCCGCCCGGCGCGGCGGCGTGCGAGCGGGTCACGACCTTGTTCGGTGCGTTCCGAGACGGGGCTCTCCCGGAGTTGCTCCGCACCGGCATCGCCCACCACCTGGAAGCGTGCGCGACGTGCCGGGTCCGGGCGAACGACTACCGGGAGGTGATCCGCCTCGCCGGCTCGCTCCCCCCGATCACGCCGCCGCCGGCGGTGGCGGCCCGGCTCCTCGCCACGATCCGGGCAGCTGCGGCACGGCCCGCCTCCGGCGAGCTCGACGACACCCGGCCCGACATCCACATCCTCTGA
- a CDS encoding serine O-acetyltransferase — translation MGLFGQIYRDYRRYRATGGSWVLTLFFTQGFWASTVYRVNRWAVQRLRFRPLRLLAQVFLSPLNKLTEIVTGICIPASADIGEGMYIGHFGGIFFPSRGRLGRNCSVSQGVTIGQAGTGDKRGAPTIGDRVYIGPHAIVVGKITVGDDAAVCAGAVVTRPVPPRAVVAGNPARVISYDGSFEFICYDGMEGDPARLAALAAGAYPAPTSLGAAPAPALDPTLVNTGGGAP, via the coding sequence GTGGGTCTGTTCGGGCAAATCTACCGCGACTACCGCCGCTACCGGGCGACCGGCGGGTCGTGGGTGCTGACCCTGTTTTTCACCCAGGGGTTCTGGGCCTCGACCGTGTATCGGGTGAACCGGTGGGCGGTCCAGCGGCTGCGGTTCCGGCCGTTGCGCCTGCTCGCGCAGGTGTTCCTCAGCCCGCTCAACAAGTTGACGGAGATTGTGACCGGTATCTGCATCCCGGCCTCGGCCGACATCGGTGAGGGGATGTACATCGGGCACTTCGGCGGCATCTTCTTCCCCTCACGGGGGCGGCTGGGGCGGAACTGCTCCGTTTCCCAGGGCGTGACGATCGGACAGGCCGGCACGGGCGACAAGCGCGGCGCCCCGACGATCGGGGACCGCGTGTACATCGGCCCGCACGCGATCGTGGTCGGGAAGATTACCGTCGGCGACGACGCGGCCGTCTGTGCGGGGGCAGTCGTCACCCGGCCCGTCCCCCCGCGGGCGGTGGTCGCCGGTAACCCGGCCCGGGTCATCTCCTACGACGGCAGTTTCGAGTTTATCTGCTACGACGGCATGGAGGGGGATCCGGCCCGACTGGCGGCCCTGGCTGCCGGGGCTTACCCGGCCCCCACTTCCCTGGGCGCCGCGCCGGCGCCCGCCCTCGACCCCACCCTGGTCAACACCGGCGGGGGCGCGCCGTGA
- a CDS encoding GNAT family N-acetyltransferase, translating to MATQDAAGRTATGIREFRDEDVPAVAALWLRAYHKAEVSPPALLQDYFRDAFLRDPLNLPDLPSLVCTNGGKVIGFLGVLSRRATFRGRPKRYAVPTQLMVDPTTECGFAAIDLLKRFLAGPQDFSYADGAQDNAARLWQILGGDVVPLLCLDWMRVFRPLRHRLTATGKRVRFRSLLQVAQPLGWVVDAVAGRLPFGPYRVRQPAGSATEADATTVLACWDSLPRKSALRPAYDADSLSRLLGAAAASTGLGRFRTAVVRDRDRRSVGWFAYYLNPGGLSRVVQVGAAGPTAGLVFDHLMFDAWAQGSAALEGMADPRHLRELDDRHARYRCCGLGVAVHSRDPDLLYAIHRGNSSLSRLDAEWCLPFVTFTLAKLDSCQHDGDRTAHP from the coding sequence ATGGCGACCCAAGACGCAGCCGGCAGGACGGCGACCGGGATCCGCGAGTTCCGTGACGAGGACGTGCCGGCCGTCGCCGCCTTGTGGCTCCGAGCGTACCACAAGGCCGAGGTCTCCCCGCCCGCCTTGCTTCAGGACTACTTTCGGGACGCGTTTTTACGCGACCCTCTGAACCTGCCCGATCTGCCCTCATTGGTCTGCACGAACGGCGGGAAGGTGATTGGGTTCCTCGGCGTGCTGTCCCGCCGCGCGACCTTCCGCGGCCGGCCGAAGAGGTACGCCGTCCCGACCCAGTTGATGGTCGATCCGACGACCGAATGCGGGTTCGCCGCCATCGACCTGCTCAAGCGGTTCCTCGCTGGGCCCCAGGACTTCTCCTACGCTGACGGCGCGCAGGACAATGCCGCCCGGCTCTGGCAGATACTCGGGGGGGACGTAGTTCCACTCCTCTGCCTCGACTGGATGCGGGTGTTTCGCCCCCTCCGGCATCGACTCACGGCGACTGGCAAGCGGGTCCGGTTCCGCTCACTTCTCCAGGTGGCCCAACCGCTTGGGTGGGTGGTTGACGCAGTGGCCGGCCGGTTGCCGTTCGGCCCGTACCGGGTACGGCAGCCGGCGGGGTCGGCGACGGAGGCCGACGCCACCACGGTGCTAGCTTGCTGGGACTCCCTGCCGAGGAAGTCGGCACTCCGCCCGGCGTACGACGCGGACTCGCTCTCTCGCTTGCTCGGGGCGGCTGCCGCGAGCACCGGGCTCGGCCGGTTCCGCACCGCCGTGGTCCGCGACCGGGATCGGCGGTCGGTCGGGTGGTTCGCGTACTACTTGAACCCCGGTGGGCTGAGCCGGGTGGTGCAAGTCGGTGCGGCCGGCCCGACTGCCGGGCTGGTGTTCGACCACCTAATGTTCGACGCCTGGGCGCAGGGGTCGGCGGCGTTGGAGGGGATGGCAGACCCGCGGCATCTCCGCGAGCTCGACGACCGACACGCTCGGTACAGGTGCTGCGGGCTGGGCGTCGCCGTCCACTCCCGCGACCCCGACCTGCTGTACGCTATCCATCGTGGGAACTCATCCCTGTCCCGGCTGGATGCGGAGTGGTGTCTACCGTTCGTCACCTTTACCCTGGCTAAACTGGACAGTTGCCAGCACGATGGCGATCGCACGGCGCACCCATGA
- a CDS encoding helix-turn-helix domain-containing protein, whose product MVVAKRRLTGALAERIRHLLDERGAGVAWLARETGVHRVTISRIVGGVSRDLPLSTLTAVATALGVTVGELVDDLPPD is encoded by the coding sequence GTGGTCGTGGCCAAACGACGGCTTACCGGGGCCCTCGCCGAACGGATCCGGCACCTGCTCGACGAGCGCGGGGCGGGTGTCGCGTGGCTTGCCCGGGAGACCGGGGTTCACCGAGTCACGATCTCGCGGATCGTGGGTGGGGTGTCACGGGACCTTCCCCTGTCGACACTGACAGCGGTCGCGACCGCGCTGGGGGTCACTGTCGGTGAGCTAGTGGACGACCTGCCGCCTGACTGA
- a CDS encoding GIY-YIG nuclease family protein, with translation MSRAGYVYLLRHPSAGVFKIGRATSTEERTRLLARVAGGLCEVVHLITTDDAPRLEAELHRTHRPPLTPGEWFHLSAGAVVAIRETAAIVYRTLDTARPSDTPVPCTVAGAGTGVCRVPNRVRRSASGR, from the coding sequence ATGAGCCGGGCCGGGTATGTCTACCTCCTCCGGCACCCGTCCGCTGGGGTCTTCAAGATCGGCCGGGCTACGTCCACCGAGGAGCGGACCCGGCTCCTCGCTCGGGTCGCGGGCGGCCTGTGCGAGGTCGTCCACCTGATCACGACGGACGACGCCCCGCGGCTGGAGGCCGAACTCCACCGCACTCACCGGCCGCCCCTGACGCCCGGCGAGTGGTTCCACTTGTCCGCGGGCGCGGTCGTGGCGATTCGCGAGACGGCCGCAATCGTCTACCGGACGCTCGACACGGCCCGGCCGAGCGACACGCCGGTCCCGTGCACCGTCGCCGGCGCCGGCACAGGCGTCTGCCGGGTACCGAACCGTGTCCGGCGATCGGCATCGGGAAGGTGA
- the nadE gene encoding NAD(+) synthase → MTLPAFGPAVLRLDPARETDRITAALKEQVLGTLRRRGGVLGLSGGVDSSVCAALCARAFGPDRTLGVFMPEADSDPESLRLGRLVAETHGTPAELEDIAPILEAAGCYRRRDEFIRQVVPDYGPGYKSKIVLPGALSGAAYNLFTLVVQAPDGTQTRTRLPLVAYLGIVAATNMKQRTRKQVEYYHADRLNYAVVGTPNRLEYDQGFFVKNGDGAADVKPIAHLYKTQVYQLAEYLGVPAEVRRRRPTTDTYSLPQSQEEFYFALPYEQMDLCLYAFNHGIPEAEAAAAVGLTAEQVEHVFRDIQAKRRATRYLHQPPLLVEAVEPSDRAS, encoded by the coding sequence TTGACCCTGCCCGCTTTCGGTCCCGCTGTTCTCCGCCTTGACCCGGCCCGAGAAACCGACCGGATCACAGCCGCGCTCAAGGAGCAGGTACTCGGCACCCTCCGCCGCCGCGGCGGCGTACTCGGCCTGTCCGGGGGCGTGGACAGCAGCGTGTGCGCCGCCCTGTGCGCCCGGGCGTTCGGGCCGGACCGCACCCTCGGCGTGTTCATGCCCGAGGCCGACTCCGACCCGGAGAGCCTACGGCTGGGGCGGCTCGTCGCCGAGACGCACGGCACCCCGGCGGAACTGGAGGACATCGCCCCGATCCTGGAGGCGGCGGGGTGCTACCGGCGGCGGGACGAGTTCATCCGCCAGGTCGTCCCGGACTACGGGCCGGGGTACAAGAGCAAGATCGTCCTCCCGGGGGCGCTGTCCGGGGCGGCGTACAACCTGTTCACCCTGGTGGTCCAGGCCCCGGACGGCACCCAGACCCGGACCCGGCTGCCGCTGGTCGCGTACCTCGGGATCGTGGCCGCGACGAACATGAAGCAGCGGACCCGCAAGCAGGTCGAGTACTACCACGCCGACCGGCTCAACTACGCCGTGGTCGGCACCCCGAACCGGCTGGAGTACGACCAGGGGTTCTTCGTCAAGAACGGGGACGGGGCGGCCGATGTCAAGCCGATCGCCCACCTGTACAAGACCCAGGTTTACCAACTGGCCGAGTACCTCGGGGTGCCCGCCGAGGTCCGCCGCCGCCGGCCGACGACCGACACCTACTCGCTGCCGCAGTCGCAGGAGGAGTTCTACTTCGCCCTGCCCTACGAGCAGATGGACCTGTGCCTGTACGCGTTCAATCACGGCATCCCCGAGGCGGAGGCGGCCGCCGCCGTCGGGCTGACCGCGGAACAGGTCGAGCACGTCTTCCGGGACATCCAGGCGAAGCGCCGCGCCACCCGCTACCTGCACCAACCGCCGCTGCTGGTCGAGGCCGTCGAGCCGAGTGACCGCGCCAGCTGA
- a CDS encoding helix-turn-helix domain-containing protein: MAKRKIRLWSGARLRTLREGAGYTQAELAAAVGIYPHEVSNYERGKTEPSFSVLVRIAEALRVSLSDFAPTGDGRIDEGGE, encoded by the coding sequence GTGGCCAAGCGGAAGATCCGACTCTGGTCGGGGGCACGACTTCGCACGTTGCGAGAGGGGGCCGGCTACACCCAGGCGGAGTTGGCCGCCGCGGTGGGGATTTACCCACACGAGGTGAGTAACTACGAGCGGGGTAAAACTGAGCCCTCGTTTTCCGTCCTCGTTCGAATCGCCGAGGCGCTGAGAGTGTCGCTGTCCGATTTCGCCCCTACGGGCGACGGGCGGATCGATGAGGGCGGCGAGTGA